The proteins below come from a single Harpia harpyja isolate bHarHar1 chromosome 2, bHarHar1 primary haplotype, whole genome shotgun sequence genomic window:
- the COQ2 gene encoding 4-hydroxybenzoate polyprenyltransferase, mitochondrial, with protein sequence MAALLALLSRGAPGLRVARLPFAAAAPLLRRPSAPPGPPRPLSFSAAELVRAAPGPLRPYLRLMRLHQPTGTWLLYLPCTWSVGLAAEPGCLPDWHMLSLFGIGAVLMRGAGCTVNDMWDRAYDKKVARTASRPLAAGDISIFQAFSFLGGQLSLALCVLLSLNYYSIVLGTASLPLVITYPLMKRITYWPQLVLGLTFNWGALLGWSAIKGSCEWSVCLPLYLAGVMWTLVYDTIYAHQDKRDDIIIGVKSTALQFKEDTKQWLSGFSLAMLLSLCIAGMNCNQTFPYYSAVAAVGAHLAHQIYTLDIDKPEDCWKKFASNRTVGVLLFIGIVFGNLWK encoded by the exons ATGGCGGCGCTCCTGGCTCTGCTCAGTCGGGGCGCCCCCGGCCTCCGTGTCGCCCGCCTGCctttcgccgccgccgccccgctgctGCGCCGCCCCTCCGCGCCGCCGGGACCCCCGCGGCCGCTCAGCTTTTCGGCGGCCGAGCTGGtgcgcgccgcgccgggcccccTGCGGCCCTACCTGCGCCTCATGCGGCTGCACCAGCCCACCG GGACGTGGCTGCTGTACCTGCCGTGCACCTGGAGCGTTGGCTTGGCTGCCGAGCCGGGATGCCTCCCGGACTGGCACATGCTGTCCCTGTTCGGCATCGGAGCCGTGCTCATGCGCGGAGCCGGCTGCACGGTCAATGACATGTGGGATCGCGCCTACGACAAAAAG GTTGCAAGGACAGCAAGTAGGCCCCTGGCAGCTGGAGATATCTCTATTTTTCAAGCCTTCAGTTTTCTTGGGGGACAGCTTAGCTTGGCACTTTGTGTGCTTCTGTCTCTGAATTACTATAG TATTGTTCTGGGAACAGCCTCTTTGCCTCTTGTGATAACCTACCCCCTGATGAAGAGAATAACATATTGGCCACAGTTAGTTTTGG GACTTACATTTAATTGGGGAGCCCTTCTTGGCTGGTCTGCCATCAAAGGGTCATGTGAGTGGTCTGTGTGTTTGCCCTTGTACTTAGCTGGAGTAATGTGGACGCTGGTATACGATACCATTTACGCACATCAG GATAAGAGGGACGACATCATTATCGGTGTGAAGTCAACAGCATTACAGTTCAAGGAGGACACGAAGCAGTGGCTCAGTGGCTTCAGCCTTGCAATGCTCCTGAGTTTGTGCATAGCAGGAATGAATTGTAACCAGACATTCCCGTATTACTCCGCTGTGGCTGCTGTAGGGGCTCACCTAGCACACCAG ATTTACACTTTGGACATAGACAAACCTGAAGACTGTTGGAAGAAATTTGCTTCAAATCGTACTGTAGGAGTTCTGCTCTTCATAGGGATTGTGTTTGGAAATCTGTGGAaatga